The Candidatus Cloacimonas sp. genome contains a region encoding:
- a CDS encoding FN3 associated domain-containing protein, whose translation MAWAQTAFTATYTFTGTTGHVEKFSYNGTLYDGISMGTIDKVGVTSSSSTGNFRATGWPLGAISGSDTFTGSVDTGKYFGFTITAASGYKFTVSTITFGIGRSATGTRQCQWRGSYDNYGSILDNYTTLNTNLNNSSGVLTNPDTNSSWTGNIITLGSDYANITTNCGFRLYLYNSEATGGTAGLQGPITITGTFELSGGNPTVATPNISPSTNTFYSAFNATISCTTEGATIYYTTDGSDPDETATEYTEPIYIEDTTTLKAIAYAEGYDPSAIATAVYTFPEITEVADIATLRNQPVGSNVYRLTGEAILTFQQSLSYHPKWIQDATAAIYIYDTAGKITTAYNMGDGITGLLGTLSTYNSLLEFVPVADPGPASSTGNVIIPEERTLASLTSADQSKLIKVYNVTLGSTGNFSSGTQSIPVTQGETTLTLRTLTSTDYNGEPIPQTPQNITCLVGQYNADIQITPRFLADFEEAFDFLEDTPTPINGLTVTISGGNANVGSGPIPPIPNQNVNFTPLSFVLDNSIANWTITIQPGAAYGAYYQNGSWHTVTGTTEQIIFNITFAKGKGSEEIPIVLGEQDPTLPVELSSFTAVLTSDMYVLIKWIAESETNHSGYNILRAEKKDLATAQRINAQIIDEGVEAGTQISYSYTDFEAYTNMVYYYWLESVSLDGVSSYYGPSIVTIGDPNQEPRPPEVLMATKLLNAYPNPFNPNTNIRYSLKDAGKVRIDIYNMKGQVIQTLTAEHNIPGFYQLAWDGCDANGKPVASGIYMYRMTSGNYSSAKKMVLAK comes from the coding sequence ATGGCTTGGGCACAAACAGCATTTACTGCTACTTATACTTTTACTGGTACGACTGGTCATGTAGAAAAGTTTTCGTATAATGGAACTCTTTACGATGGAATTTCTATGGGAACTATTGATAAAGTAGGTGTTACGAGTTCTTCAAGCACTGGAAACTTTAGAGCTACTGGATGGCCCCTTGGAGCTATAAGTGGTAGTGACACTTTTACAGGTTCTGTAGATACTGGTAAGTATTTTGGTTTCACTATTACTGCGGCATCTGGTTATAAATTTACTGTTTCAACGATTACATTTGGAATTGGTAGAAGTGCAACAGGAACCAGACAATGCCAGTGGAGAGGTAGTTATGATAATTATGGATCAATATTGGATAATTATACAACTTTGAACACAAATTTAAACAATTCTTCTGGTGTATTAACAAATCCTGATACAAATTCATCTTGGACAGGAAATATTATAACACTTGGTTCTGATTATGCAAATATTACAACCAATTGTGGTTTTAGATTATATCTATATAATTCTGAAGCTACAGGTGGTACAGCTGGTTTACAAGGACCAATAACTATTACTGGAACTTTTGAATTATCAGGTGGAAACCCAACAGTTGCAACTCCTAATATATCCCCTTCCACGAATACTTTTTATTCTGCATTTAATGCTACAATTTCCTGTACAACAGAGGGAGCAACTATTTATTATACTACCGATGGTTCTGATCCGGATGAAACAGCTACAGAATATACAGAACCTATTTATATTGAAGATACCACAACTCTAAAAGCAATTGCCTATGCCGAAGGTTATGATCCAAGTGCTATTGCCACAGCGGTTTATACATTTCCTGAGATAACTGAGGTAGCTGATATTGCCACTTTGAGAAATCAACCTGTCGGTTCTAATGTTTATCGTTTAACTGGCGAAGCGATTCTTACTTTTCAGCAGAGTTTATCTTATCATCCCAAATGGATTCAAGATGCAACTGCTGCTATTTATATTTATGATACTGCGGGAAAAATAACTACTGCTTATAATATGGGAGATGGAATAACCGGTTTACTGGGAACTCTTTCTACTTATAACAGTTTACTGGAATTTGTTCCTGTAGCTGATCCCGGACCTGCTTCCTCAACAGGAAATGTAATTATCCCAGAAGAAAGAACTCTTGCCAGTTTAACCAGTGCAGATCAATCCAAGCTGATTAAGGTTTATAATGTAACTTTAGGTTCTACGGGTAACTTTTCTTCAGGTACCCAGAGTATTCCTGTTACGCAAGGTGAAACAACTTTAACTTTAAGAACTTTAACTTCCACTGATTATAACGGAGAACCAATTCCTCAAACCCCTCAAAATATAACTTGCCTGGTAGGACAATATAATGCCGATATTCAAATTACTCCCCGTTTTTTAGCTGATTTTGAAGAAGCTTTTGACTTTCTTGAAGATACTCCCACACCTATAAACGGCTTGACTGTTACTATCTCTGGAGGTAATGCTAATGTTGGTAGTGGTCCAATACCTCCTATTCCAAATCAGAATGTTAATTTCACTCCTTTATCTTTTGTTTTGGATAACAGCATAGCAAATTGGACAATTACCATTCAACCAGGTGCAGCTTACGGTGCTTATTATCAGAATGGAAGCTGGCATACAGTTACTGGTACTACAGAACAGATTATCTTCAATATCACTTTTGCTAAAGGAAAAGGTTCAGAAGAAATACCTATAGTTTTAGGAGAACAGGATCCTACTTTGCCGGTAGAATTGAGCAGTTTTACCGCTGTTCTTACCTCCGATATGTATGTGCTGATTAAATGGATAGCGGAATCCGAGACCAATCATTCCGGTTACAACATTTTACGAGCCGAAAAGAAAGACCTTGCTACTGCTCAAAGAATAAATGCTCAGATAATTGACGAGGGAGTAGAAGCAGGAACTCAGATCAGCTATTCTTACACCGATTTTGAGGCATACACCAATATGGTATATTATTACTGGCTGGAAAGTGTTTCTCTGGATGGAGTCAGTTCTTACTATGGTCCTTCCATTGTTACTATTGGCGACCCCAATCAGGAACCGCGTCCTCCAGAAGTTTTAATGGCTACCAAACTGCTAAATGCATATCCTAATCCTTTCAATCCCAATACTAATATTCGTTATTCACTTAAGGATGCAGGAAAAGTAAGGATTGATATATATAATATGAAGGGACAGGTTATCCAAACCTTAACTGCTGAACATAATATCCCTGGTTTTTATCAGCTTGCCTGGGATGGTTGTGATGCAAACGGTAAACCTGTTGCCAGTGGAATTTATATGTATCGGATGACCAGTGGAAATTATAGCAGTGCCAAAAAGATGGTTCTGGCAAAATAA